The Labeo rohita strain BAU-BD-2019 chromosome 19, IGBB_LRoh.1.0, whole genome shotgun sequence genome window below encodes:
- the LOC127182160 gene encoding G-protein coupled receptor 20 → METFHGRDSNITSESPVNTSLHLSGVPYLKRLAHLDEALYQEFYVLWVTLMVVNTLMFVVGVVLNSVALYVFCQHSRSRTTPAIYTINLAVADLLVALSLPARIALYHSGGDCVPCFYLHTFSYFVNMYCSILFLTSICVDRYLAVVRSAASRWRSPVVAKGVSTCIWLFAIVVTYSLQTSALDFYGESYCHVAVLFALTVLEFALPLLVIATFTIRVACALADGRLMPQSLGRRVRAVRLLVTVLLVFTVCFMPYHVREAMVYFQLGGSREQHVVAYHVTITLSSLNSCLDPVVYCFVPDSFRSTLRKKQKKRFGENPMAIKGNRSSKAAGTPMAIAYSVATLTLTPYILPAKDIPA, encoded by the coding sequence ATGGAGACCTTCCACGGAAGAGACTCAAACATCACATCCGAATCCCCCGTCAACACCAGCCTCCACCTGTCGGGGGTGCCGTACCTGAAGAGACTGGCGCACCTGGACGAGGCTCTGTACCAGGAGTTCTATGTGCTGTGGGTGACGCTGATGGTGGTGAACACGCTCATGTTTGTGGTCGGCGTGGTCCTGAACAGTGTGGCCCTGTACGTGTTCTGCCAGCACAGCCGCTCTCGGACCACGCCGGCCATATACACCATAAACCTGGCGGTGGCCGACCTGCTAGTGGCGCTGTCGCTCCCGGCCCGCATCGCGCTGTACCACAGCGGCGGCGACTGCGTGCCGTGTTTCTACCTGCACACGTTCAGCTACTTCGTCAACATGTACTGCAGCATTTTGTTTCTCACCAGCATCTGCGTGGATCGCTATCTGGCGGTGGTGCGTTCGGCGGCAAGCCGTTGGCGGAGCCCCGTGGTTGCGAAAGGCGTGAGCACCTGCATCTGGTTGTTCGCCATTGTGGTCACGTACTCCCTTCAGACGTCTGCGCTGGACTTTTACGGAGAGTCTTACTGTCACGTCGCCGTGCTCTTCGCCCTCACCGTTCTGGAGTTCGCCCTGCCGCTGCTGGTAATCGCGACGTTTACGATCCGCGTCGCCTGCGCGCTCGCGGACGGCCGGCTCATGCCGCAGAGCTTGGGTCGGCGTGTGCGCGCCGTCCGGCTTCTCGTCACCGTGCTGCTGGTGTTCACCGTGTGCTTCATGCCGTATCACGTGCGCGAGGCCATGGTGTATTTCCAGTTAGGGGGCAGCAGAGAGCAGCACGTGGTTGCGTATCACGTGACCATCACGCTCAGCAGTCTGAACAGCTGCCTGGATCCTGTGGTTTACTGCTTCGTGCCCGATAGTTTCCGCTCCACATTGcgaaaaaaacagaagaagagATTCGGAGAGAATCCGATGGCCATCAAGGGAAACAGGAGCAGCAAAGCTGCAGGAACGCCGATGGCCATCGCGTACAGCGTCGCAACGCTCACGCTCACACCCTACATACTGCCAGCCAAAGACATTCCTGCCTGA